From the Streptomyces sp. NBC_00091 genome, the window GGGTGGCGGCCGTGGTCGGTGCCGAGGTAGTCCTCCGCGGGCGAGCGGCTCAACCCTGTCCCAAGCCCCTTGAGAAACGCTTCCTTACGCGTCCAGATCTGGCCGAACAGCTGCCGGCGCTCCTCGCCGGCCTCGGCCCCGGCGATCTCCAGCTGCTCGTCCGGGTGCAGCGCCTTGGAGCAGATGTCCACCGTCTCGGCGCCGGGGAGTTTCTCCACGTCAACGCCGAGGGGCACGGTGCCGACGCCCACCATGGCGACGCCCCCGCTGTGCGAGAGCGAGTAGTGCAGCGGCGGCGGCGGGGGCGACAGGGCGGGACGGCCGTGCGGCTCGCCGCAGCCCGGGCAGGGCTCGCGCATGAAGCGCACGTCCTGGGGCAAGGTGGCCGTGTAACGTCCGAGCAGCCGGCGCACCGCCACGTGGGCGGCGGCGTACAGCATGCCGTCGGACTGGCGGATGAAGGAGTCGGTGCGCTTGCGCTCCTCCGCGTCGAGTTCGCCGATCGCGAGCGCCTCGGCGTCCGCCCCGGTGGGACGGCGGATCAGCCACAGGTCGACGCGGTCGGCGGAGAGGGTGAAGTCGGGCCGGTCGAGGTCCAGGTGGTTGACCACCGGACGAGCGGCCGGCAGCAGGGTCGTCGTCGTCATGCCGGCACCGCTGCCCCGTGCAGGTGGGCCTCGGGACCGAGCTGGCCGGCGAGGCAGTCGATGAGTTCCTGGGCGCTGTTGGCGAGCAGCAGCCGCTGGAGGTTCACGTCCACGCCGAGCGTGGCCTCCATCCGGTACTGCAGTTCGATACCGGAGATCGAGCCGATGCCCAGGCAGCCCATGGGGCGGCCCGTGGTGTCGACGAGCTGCGGTTCGATGCCGAGGATGCGGCCGAGTTCCTCGCGCACGTACTGCTCGAGGATCCGGGTGCGCTCGCGCAGCCCGGCGGTCGCCAGGACCGTCATGTCGGGCCTGGTCATGTGGACCAGGCCGGTGTCTGTCTCGTATGTCTGCGACATGTGAAGTGTGTTCATGATGCTTCCCGGGTCGAGGCGGACGGGTGACCCCGTCCGTCCGTGGTCGGAGCCGCCGTGTGGGAGGGGGATACGCCGGCGGCTGTTCTCACAGGTGGTGCGGATGGCGCGGGTGGGTCGGGAGGTACTGATGGGTGGAACAGGCCGCCGAGGGCCACGCACGCGCCGGCCAGGCCGACGGCGGTGACCAGCCAGAGCGCCGGGCCCTGGCCTGCGGCCGCGTACAGGGCGGACGTCAGCGCGGTGGTCAGCGCCGCGCCCAGCTGTACGCAGGTCTGGTAGAGCCCGCCGGCCGCCGTCTGGAGCGCGGGCGGGACCGTGCCGGTGGCCTGGAGGTGCAGGGCGGTGAAGGCCAGCACGAAGGCGACGCCGACGAAGGACATGGCGGGCAGCAGGTCGGTGTAGTCCACCCGGCCGCCCCCGCCGGACGGGTAGAGGGCGTAGCCGAGCGGGGCGGCGGCCGCCCCCGCGGCGACGGCCCGCGCGGGGCCCAGCCGGGCGGCGATCCGGCCCGAGTGCAGGGCGCTCAGCGCGAGCGGGGCGCTGGCCGGCAGGAAGGCGAGGGCCGTCTCCCAGGAACTCCAGCCGGCCCGCCGCAGGTCCAGGGCGGCCACCAGCAGGAAGCC encodes:
- a CDS encoding 4'-phosphopantetheinyl transferase superfamily protein — encoded protein: MTTTTLLPAARPVVNHLDLDRPDFTLSADRVDLWLIRRPTGADAEALAIGELDAEERKRTDSFIRQSDGMLYAAAHVAVRRLLGRYTATLPQDVRFMREPCPGCGEPHGRPALSPPPPPLHYSLSHSGGVAMVGVGTVPLGVDVEKLPGAETVDICSKALHPDEQLEIAGAEAGEERRQLFGQIWTRKEAFLKGLGTGLSRSPAEDYLGTDHGRHPDGWTMVGVPADTTHAAAVAVAGAAPKVVDVRWVPDTWLAAGNTVCGAAAPGPHHTVLAS
- a CDS encoding acyl carrier protein; translation: MSQTYETDTGLVHMTRPDMTVLATAGLRERTRILEQYVREELGRILGIEPQLVDTTGRPMGCLGIGSISGIELQYRMEATLGVDVNLQRLLLANSAQELIDCLAGQLGPEAHLHGAAVPA